From one Dermacentor silvarum isolate Dsil-2018 chromosome 3, BIME_Dsil_1.4, whole genome shotgun sequence genomic stretch:
- the LOC119444887 gene encoding zinc finger protein 585A — protein MQRTQVPGKAFTTFIEEVALEAHTTEEEKVGPLLIEIAEDVHQFLTGKDSLESGPYERQCGERVNCLSHLIRHKTMHSSDPSPDVCSECGKSYARKDYLKVHLLTHATERRYACAECGRRFADSSNAKHHYHFVHGKQHPLSCPHCGKGFASRRDLRRHVLVRHDGQED, from the exons ATGCAGCGAACCCAAGTTCCCGGCAAGGCCTTTACGACGTTCATCGAGGAAGTGGCCCTGGAAGCTCACACGACAGAAGAGGAAAAAGTTGGCCCTCTTCTAATAGAGATAGCCGAGGACGTGCACCAGTTCCTCACCGGAAAAGACAGTCTGGAATCC GGGCCATACGAGCGCCAGTGCGGCGAGCGCGTCAACTGCCTATCTCACTTGATTCGTCACAAAACAATGCACTCGAGCGACCCAAGTCCGGACGTCTGTTCGGAGTGCGGCAAGTCCTACGCGAGAAAAGACTACCTCAAGGTGCACCTGCTCACCCACGCGACAGAGCGGCGGTACGCGTGTGCGGAATGCGGCAGGAGGTTTGCTGACTCGAGTAACGCTAAACATCACTACCACTTCGTGCACGGCAAGCAGCACCCGCTCTCGTGTCCGCATTGCGGCAAAGGTTTCGCGAGTCGGCGTGACCTACGGCGGCACGTGCTCGTGAGACACGATGGCCAAGAAGATTGA